Proteins encoded in a region of the Coffea eugenioides isolate CCC68of chromosome 4, Ceug_1.0, whole genome shotgun sequence genome:
- the LOC113768151 gene encoding protein BIG GRAIN 1-like B, translated as MDNHHKYCYRKERENSSPSFSSTLLDAIYRSIDETEHPQEGQDELVLYKETMRKKHSSNLSNFRADHAGFKDEIDMANFQRACLIEKWMEKKVVVRRKSAADFERKSRNEDAAAFFNSSSSSSDSSSGGGFSSSEAESVYGASARSSSCYGYGLHKPKPIRTSVSAHQPEKLNKRNKDFNCNMYEDGGHNHQPKPKQEGGAFVKTKSRALKIYGDLKKVKQPISPGGRLASFLNSIFTAGNAKKAKISSSNNIGIGVYDDATSERKVKSANASTCSSASSFSRSCLSKTPSCRGKSSNGMKRSVRFCPVSVIVDEDCQPCGQKSLYDDKPSMDLDAVKNSIRSSIAEELKFHVMEKNRKVEEAARDLLRNFQKKVEREQFDRRNAGIESQVFDDHVVDDEDEEEDDDLDDDAASYASSDLFELDNLSAIGMERYREELPVYETTNLGTNRAIASGLIL; from the coding sequence ATGGATAATCATCACAAGTATTGTTAtcgaaaagagagagaaaactCCAGCCCTTCATTCTCTTCCACCCTTCTTGACGCAATTTACCGTTCAATTGACGAAACTGAGCACCCTCAGGAAGGGCAAGACGAGTTGGTCCTGTATAAGGAAACCATGAGGAAGAAGCATAGCAGCAACCTGAGCAACTTCAGAGCTGATCATGCTGGCTTTAAAGATGAGATAGACATGGCTAATTTTCAAAGGGCTTGCTTGATTGAGAAGTGGATGGAGAAAAAGGTTGTTGTGCGAAGGAAATCTGCAGCCGATTTTGAAAGAAAGTCGAGAAATGAGGATGCTGCTGCTTTTTTCAACTCCAGCTCCAGCTCCTCGGATTCCAGTTCTGGTGGAGGCTTTTCATCTTCAGAAGCTGAATCTGTCTACGGGGCTTCAGCAAGATCATCATCTTGCTACGGATATGGCTTGCACAAGCCCAAGCCAATAAGGACAAGCGTTTCAGCTCATCAGCCTGAAAAACTCAACAAGCGTAACAAAGATTTCAACTGCAACATGTATGAAGATGGAGGTCATAATCACCAGCCCAAACCTAAGCAAGAAGGTGGGGCCTTTGTTAAAACAAAATCCAGGGCTTTAAAGATCTATGGTGATTTGAAAAAAGTGAAGCAGCCAATCTCCCCTGGTGGTCGACTGGCCAGTTTCTTGAACTCTATATTCACTGCGGGTAATGCTAAGAAAGCCAAGATTTCGTCCTCCAACAATATTGGAATTGGAGTATATGATGACGCAACTTCCGAAAGAAAGGTGAAGTCTGCCAATGCATCGACATGTTCGTCAGCTTCTTCATTTTCAAGGTCATGCTTAAGCAAGACTCCATCTTGTAGAGGAAAATCCAGCAATGGTATGAAAAGATCTGTCAGGTTCTGTCCGGTTAGTGTCATCGTGGACGAGGATTGTCAACCATGTGGGCAGAAATCTTTGTACGACGATAAGCCGAGCATGGATTTGGACGCAGTTAAGAATAGTATTAGGAGTTCGATAGCAGAGGAGCTGAAGTTTCACGTTATGGAAAAGAATCGTAAAGTGGAGGAAGCTGCTAGAGATTTATTAAGGAATTTCCAGAAGAAGGTCGAGCGTGAGCAGTTTGACAGGAGAAATGCAGGGATTGAATCCCAAGTGTTTGATGATCATGTCGTCGATGATGAAgacgaagaagaagatgatgatcttgatgATGATGCTGCAAGTTATGCAAGTTCTGATCTTTTTGAGCTTGATAACCTTTCTGCTATCGGGATGGAGAGGTATCGCGAAGAATTGCCTGTCTACGAAACTACTAATCTGGGCACCAACAGAGCCATTGCCAGTGGCTTGATTTTGTAA
- the LOC113767698 gene encoding uncharacterized protein LOC113767698, with translation MVSGARIDGGGTTQIVSAGLMKTIQSIKEIVGNHTDGDIYAALKETNMDPNDAAQKLLYQDPFHEVKRKKDKKKENPGYTSSAAAEPKRYLEHGGQAVKLNTYSDRNMRRLTHVRNTSSGFSREFRVVRDNRVNQNSYQDSKPVQSSTSISDPTVNNASVKSTSAGASMNQKPHFGRQAFQVSNGPTDLQSGQSKDGIMSVPVKKDLFGERQQTVPNTALQVLSVKPNDSEIPSTASLNNSVVGVYSSSSDPVHVPSPDSRAASKIGAIKREVGAVGAQRQNSDPSARFSSSQNSSFSTLHLGREGPSSRESPRSFGNVSKGDQSSQNVLPESAAMTRSFPNSQYTGRGHQLMGHQKAPQPNKEWKPKSSRKPTVNDPGIIGMPTSAAASPVDSSKDVGSEAAQLEDKLSHVNMSDNQNVIIAAHIRVSETDRCRLTFGSLGADFETTKSGFQAVPSAEETNMEPSGCLPASSAPESSTNDSASSRPQDLIDDHVRNSGSGSPASVSVSDHQLLDKKEVSNAQNLENYPDVGLVQDSSASYVPPDSQQQQDTSELPNFSAYDAQTGYDISYFGPTVDEHVRGHGLPSPQEVLNSHAANSIPSSSMGMVQQQQPMAQMYPQLHVSHFANLLPYRQFLSPVYVPPMAVPGYSSNPAYPHPSNGSSYVLMPGTSSHLTANGLKYGIQQFKPVPAGSPTGFGNFTSPTGYAVNAPGVVGSATGLEESSRLKYKDGNLYAPNPQVETSEIWMNPRDLQSASYYNMPGQTPHAAAYLPSHTSHASYNAAAAVAQSSHMQFPGLYHPPPQPAAIANPHHLGSAMGGNVGVAAAAPGGQVGAYQHSQLSHLNWTGNF, from the exons ATGGTCTCCGGTGCGAGAATCGATGGAGGAGGGACGACGCAAATTGTATCGGCAGGGCTGATGAAAACCATTCAATCAATCAAAGAAATAGTGGGCAATCACACTGATGGTGACATATATGCTGCCCTTAAAGAGACCAATATGGATCCTAACGACGCTGCTCAAAAATTGCTTTATCAAG ATCCATTTCATGAAGTGAAGAGAAAAAAGGACAAGAAGAAAGAG AATCCAGGATACACGAGTTCTGCAGCTGCAGAACCAAAAAGATATCTTGAGCATGGAGGTCAAGCAGTGAAATTGAATACTTATTCCGACCGCAATATGAGAAGACTTACCCATGTTCGCAATACTTCATCGG GATTCAGTCGTGAGTTTCGTGTTGTACGTGACAACAGAGTTAATCAGAATTCTTACCAAGATTCAAAGCCTGTGCAAAGTTCAACTTCTATCAGTGATCCAACGGTTAATAATGCTTCTGTAAAGAG TACCTCTGCAGGAGCTTCTATGAATCAAAAGCCACATTTTGGACGCCAAGCATTTCAAGTTTCGAATGGCCCTACTGATTTACAATCTGGGCAATCCAAGGATGGTATTATGAGTGTCCCTGTGAAGAAAGATTTGTTTGGGGAGAGGCAGCAAACAGTTCCTAATACTGCTCTACAGGTGCTGTCTGTGAAGCCAAATGATTCCGAGATACCTTCTACAGCATCACTGAATAATTCTGTAGTTGGggtttattcttcttcttcggaCCCTGTTCATGTGCCATCTCCTGATTCCAGAGCAGCTTCTAAGATTGGGGCTATAAAACGTGAAGTTGGTGCTGTGGGTGCTCAGCGTCAGAATTCTGATCCTTCTGCTAGATTTTCATCTTCCCAGAACAGCTCCTTTTCAACTTTGCATCTGGGACGGGAAGGCCCCTCCTCAAGAGAATCACCACGTTCTTTTGGTAATGTATCTAAAGGTGACCAATCTAGTCAAAATGTACTACCTGAATCGGCAGCTATGACTAGGTCATTCCCAAACAGTCAATATACTGGCAGGGGCCATCAACTTATGGGTCATCAAAAAg CCCCTCAGCCTAATAAGGAGTGGAAACCAAAATCAAGCCGGAAACCAACTGTTAATGATCCTGGAATTATTGGAATGCCTACTAGTGCTGCTGCTTCTCCAGTTGACAGCTCCAAAGATGTGGGAAGTGAAGCAGCTCAGTTGGAAGATAAGCTGTCACATGTAAACATGTCTGACAACCAGAATGTCATCATAGCTGCTCATATTCGTGTATCTGAGACTGACCGCTGTCGGCTTACCTTTGGCAGCTTGGGGGCTGATTTTGAGACCACAAAGTCTGGCTTTCAAGCAGTTCCAAGTGCAGAAGAAACTAACATGGAGCCTTCTGGATG TTTACCAGCCTCTTCTGCTCCCGAATCATCGACCAATGACTCTGCAAGTAGCAGGCCCCAAGATTTGATAGATGACCATGTTCGAAATTCAGGATCTGGTTCACCAGCATCAGTTTCAGTGTCTGACCATCAACTCCTTGATAAGAAAGAGGTTTCAAATGCACAGAACTTGGAAAATTATCCAGATGTTGGATTGGTCCAAGACAGCAGTGCATCTTATGTTCCACCAGACTCACAACAGCAGCAAGATACTTCTGAATTGCCAAATTTCTCG GCATATGATGCCCAAACTGGTTATGACATTTCGTACTTTGGACCAACAGTTGATGAACATGTCCGGGGACACGGGTTACCGTCACCGCAGGAG GTCCTTAACTCGCATGCCGCAAATAGTATCCCTTCTTCATCAATGGGTATGGTTCAGCAGCAGCAACCGATGGCTCAGATGTATCCCCAACTTCATGTTTCCCATTTTGCTAATCTTTTGCCCTATCGTCAGTTTCTCTCTCCTGTCTATGTTCCACCAATGGCTGTGCCTGGTTACTCCAGCAACCCTGCCTATCCTCATCCCTCAAATGGCAGCAGTTACGTGTTGATGCCTGGTACTAGCTCCCATTTAACTGCTAATGGGCTTAAGTATGGAATCCAACAATTCAAACCAGTTCCGGCAGGCAGTCCTACAGGGTTTGGGAATTTTACTAGTCCAACTGGTTATGCTGTCAATGCTCCTGGTGTTGTTGGAAGTGCGACAGGCCTTGAAGAGTCATCTCGGCTCAAATACAAAGATGGCAACTTGTATGCTCCTAATCCACAG GTGGAGACATCTGAAATTTGGATGAATCCAAGGGACCTGCAATCAGCTTCATACTACAACATGCCTGGACAAACCCCGCATGCTGCTGCTTATTTGCCATCCCATACTAGTCATGCTTCATACAATGCGGCTGCTGCGGTTGCACAATCTTCTCATATGCAGTTCCCAGGCTTGTATCATCCTCCTCCGCAGCCTGCTGCTATTGCCAATCCCCATCATTTAGGCTCTGCCATGGGTGGCAATGTTGGGGTTGCTGCCGCGGCACCTGGAGGTCAAGTCGGTGCCTATCAGCATTCTCAGTTGAGTCACCTGAATTGGAcaggaaacttttga
- the LOC113768786 gene encoding protein Brevis radix-like 2: protein MLTCIACSKQHLNAASLPQPQHDDDDAAAAAISTPSTRQAIKALTSQIKDIAIKASGAYKNCKPCSGSSNHHNNRGDDCADSEPGSVSGRYHFSYARAAAAAGSSNSTPRRPWGREMESRLKVLSSGETTPASVSGRTESAVFMEEDEPKEWVAQVEPGVLITFVSLPQGGNDLKRIRFSREMFNKWQAQRWWAENYDKVMELYNVQKFNQQAVPLPTPPRSEDEISKMESAEDSPATPPLNKERLPRNFHRALGMGHYSSDSLENHPMHPRTYYESAGLTSTPKLSSISAARTETSSIDASARSSLSREADCSGELSVSNASDMESEWVEQDEPGVYITIRALPGGNRELRRVRFSRERFGEMQARLWWEANRARIQEQYL from the exons ATGTTGACTTGTATCGCTTGCTCTAAGCAACACCTCAATGCCGCATCTCTTCCCCAACCCCAGCATGATGACGACGACGCCGCCGCCGCCGCTATTTCCACTCCCTCCACTAGACAAGCCATCAAAGCCCTCACTTCTCAA ATCAAGGACATTGCAATAAAGGCTTCGGGTGCGTACAAGAACTGCAAGCCCTGTTCTGGCTCTTCCAACCACCACAATAACCGCGGGGATGACTGCGCCGATTCCGAACCCGGCTCTGTCTCCGGCCGCTATCACTTCTCCTACGCTAGAGCAGCTGCTGCTGCTGGTAGCTCCAATTCTACGCCTAGGCGGCCCTGGGGGAGGGAAATGGAATCCAGATTGAAAGTGCTTTCCAGCGGCGAAACCACGCCCGCCTCCGTCAGCGGCCGGACCGAGTCGGCCGTGTTTATGGAAGAAGACGAGCCCAAGGAATGGGTCGCTCAGGTCGAGCCTGGCGTCCTTATCACATTTGTTTCGCTTCCTCAAGGAGGGAATGATCTCAAACGAATTCGCTTCAG TCGTGAGATGTTTAACAAATGGCAAGCTCAACGATGGTGGGCGGAGAACTATGACAAGGTAATGGAGCTATACAATGTCCAGAAGTTCAATCAGCAAGCAGTACCGCTGCCAACTCCACCAAGATCTGAAGATGAG ATCTCAAAAATGGAATCTGCTGAAGACAGCCCTGCAACACCACCACTAAACAAAGAACGCTTACCCAGAAATTTCCACCGTGCACTTGGGATGGGCCATTATTCGTCAGATTCACTTGAAAACCACCCTATGCATCCTCGTACTTACTACGAGTCAGCGGGGCTTACTTCAACCCCAAAACTTTCAAGCATCAGTGCTGCAAGAACTGAGACATCATCCATCGATGCTTCTGCACGGAGTAGTTTATCTAGAGAAGCTGACTGCTCGGGAGAGCTCTCAGTTAGCAATGCCAGTGATATGGAATCCGAGTGGGTTGAGCAAGATGAGCCTGGGGTTTACATAACAATCAGGGCCTTGCCAGGTGGAAACAGAGAACTTAGACGGGTCCGATTTAG CCGAGAAAGATTTGGAGAAATGCAGGCAAGATTGTGGTGGGAAGCAAATAGAGCCAGGATTCAAGAACAATACTTGTAA